In Fundulus heteroclitus isolate FHET01 unplaced genomic scaffold, MU-UCD_Fhet_4.1 scaffold_92, whole genome shotgun sequence, one genomic interval encodes:
- the LOC105917091 gene encoding lipopolysaccharide-induced tumor necrosis factor-alpha factor homolog isoform X1 has translation MEKNEEPPAVTEDTPAPPYPGPPLDHNVVINQPAPEAHHNDQAVSQPVTQQCPQPDAQQCPQPVSEQCPQPVSQQHPQPGKTSAQQPVLQFVTQQNQNALPVNQIVVMQPMPTDAPGRMLCPHCQVSVVTSTEYKVGILTWTIVGVLCIFGCWPCCLIPFFVPACKDVEHSCPSCNNVLHIYKRR, from the exons atggaaaaaaatgaagaaccTCCTGCAGTTACTGAAGATACCCCAGCGCCACCATATCCTGGTCCCCCTTTAGACCATAATGTGGTCATCAATCAGCCTGCACCCGAGGCTCATCACAATGACCAGGCAGTATCTCAGCCTGTTACTCAGCAATGTCCCCAGCCTGATGCTCAGCAATGTCCCCAGCCTGTTAGTGAGCAATGTCCCCAGCCTGTTTCTCAGCAACATCCCCAACCTGGTAAGACATCAG CTCAACAGCCAGTTTTACAGTTTGTTAcacaacaaaatcaaaatgcCCTGCCAG TGAACCAGATAGTGGTGATGCAACCGATGCCCACTGATGCTCCAGGGAGAATGCTATGTCCACACTGCCAGGTCAGTGTTGTGACCTCCACCGAATACAAAGTGGGCATACTCACCTGGACCATTGTTGGAGTGCTGTGTATTTTTGG GTGCTGGCCTTGCTGTTTGATCCCTTTCTTTGTGCCGGCTTGCAAGGATGTGGAACATTCCTGCCCGTCATGCAACAATGTCCTGCACATCTACAAACGCCGCTGA
- the LOC105917091 gene encoding lipopolysaccharide-induced tumor necrosis factor-alpha factor homolog isoform X2: MEKNEEPPAVTEDTPAPPYPGPPLDHNVVINQPAPEAHHNDQAVSQPVTQQCPQPDAQQCPQPVSEQCPQPVSQQHPQPAQQPVLQFVTQQNQNALPVNQIVVMQPMPTDAPGRMLCPHCQVSVVTSTEYKVGILTWTIVGVLCIFGCWPCCLIPFFVPACKDVEHSCPSCNNVLHIYKRR; the protein is encoded by the exons atggaaaaaaatgaagaaccTCCTGCAGTTACTGAAGATACCCCAGCGCCACCATATCCTGGTCCCCCTTTAGACCATAATGTGGTCATCAATCAGCCTGCACCCGAGGCTCATCACAATGACCAGGCAGTATCTCAGCCTGTTACTCAGCAATGTCCCCAGCCTGATGCTCAGCAATGTCCCCAGCCTGTTAGTGAGCAATGTCCCCAGCCTGTTTCTCAGCAACATCCCCAACCTG CTCAACAGCCAGTTTTACAGTTTGTTAcacaacaaaatcaaaatgcCCTGCCAG TGAACCAGATAGTGGTGATGCAACCGATGCCCACTGATGCTCCAGGGAGAATGCTATGTCCACACTGCCAGGTCAGTGTTGTGACCTCCACCGAATACAAAGTGGGCATACTCACCTGGACCATTGTTGGAGTGCTGTGTATTTTTGG GTGCTGGCCTTGCTGTTTGATCCCTTTCTTTGTGCCGGCTTGCAAGGATGTGGAACATTCCTGCCCGTCATGCAACAATGTCCTGCACATCTACAAACGCCGCTGA
- the LOC105917091 gene encoding lipopolysaccharide-induced tumor necrosis factor-alpha factor homolog isoform X3 codes for MEKNEEPPAVTEDTPAPPYPGPPLDHNVVINQPAPEAHHNDQAVSQPVTQQCPQPDAQQHPQPAQQPVLQFVTQQNQNALPVNQIVVMQPMPTDAPGRMLCPHCQVSVVTSTEYKVGILTWTIVGVLCIFGCWPCCLIPFFVPACKDVEHSCPSCNNVLHIYKRR; via the exons atggaaaaaaatgaagaaccTCCTGCAGTTACTGAAGATACCCCAGCGCCACCATATCCTGGTCCCCCTTTAGACCATAATGTGGTCATCAATCAGCCTGCACCCGAGGCTCATCACAATGACCAGGCAGTATCTCAGCCTGTTACTCAGCAATGTCCCCAGCCTGATG CTCAGCAACATCCCCAACCTG CTCAACAGCCAGTTTTACAGTTTGTTAcacaacaaaatcaaaatgcCCTGCCAG TGAACCAGATAGTGGTGATGCAACCGATGCCCACTGATGCTCCAGGGAGAATGCTATGTCCACACTGCCAGGTCAGTGTTGTGACCTCCACCGAATACAAAGTGGGCATACTCACCTGGACCATTGTTGGAGTGCTGTGTATTTTTGG GTGCTGGCCTTGCTGTTTGATCCCTTTCTTTGTGCCGGCTTGCAAGGATGTGGAACATTCCTGCCCGTCATGCAACAATGTCCTGCACATCTACAAACGCCGCTGA
- the LOC105917092 gene encoding lipopolysaccharide-induced tumor necrosis factor-alpha factor homolog, which produces MENGKEPPPDTAVTPDIQATPSPSAPLYHNMVNQPVSQPAAQQHLQPGNTAYPGLPLDQNVVINPQAPQPEAEDYEQPVPQPVAEQRPQPAQVIQGARQQKQKGRPGDHVLVMQPMPTDTPGTMKCPHCQNTVVTSTKYKVGTCTWIVAGVLCLTLCWLCCCIPFCVPSCQDVEHSCPSCQNVLHVYKRR; this is translated from the exons ATGGAGAACGGTAAAGAACCTCCACCAGATACTGCAGTTACTCCAGATATCCAAGCGACACCATCTCCTAGTGCTCCTTTGTACCACAATATGGTCAATCAGCCTGTATCCCAGCCTGCTGCTCAGCAACATCTCCAACCTG GCAATACAGCATATCCTGGTCTCCCTTTGGACCAAAATGTGGTCATCAATCCGCAGGCACCCCAGCCTGAGGCTGAGGACTATGAGCAGCCCGTGCCCCAGCCTGTTGCTGAGCAACGTCCCCAGCCTG CTCAAGTTATACAAGGTGccagacaacaaaaacaaaaaggccgGCCAG GAGACCACGTGCTCGTGATGCAACCGATGCCGACAGACACTCCTGGAACTATGAAATGTCCACATTGCCAGAACACTGTTGTGACCTCAACCAAATACAAAGTGGGCACGTGCACCTGGATAGTTGCTGGAGTGCTGTGTCTTACTTT GTGCTGGCTTTGTTGTTGTATTCCCTTCTGTGTGCCGTCTTGCCAGGATGTGGAACATTCCTGCCCCTCATGCCAGAATGTTCTGCACGTCTACAAACGCAGGTGA